The Insulibacter thermoxylanivorax region CCAGTAATCCGACGGGAAGTAGTTGATGATGCTGATATCGATGGTTTCTCCTGCATCTACGTAATCTGCCACAGCTCGTGCGATGACGTTGCTGCTTTCAACCTTCAGATCCTTGTACGGCATCATCAAGCCCATCTCACCGATAATGGCTTGTTGACCTTCCTCGCTCGTAAGCATCCACTCGAGGAATTCAAGAGCTGCTTGCTGTTGCTCCGGAGTAGAACCAGTGTTGTCAACGGCAAACAATTTCGGCTGGCTGTAAGCTACTTGCCCGTTGCCGTAATCCTCTGGGTTGTTGCTGATCGGAAGCGGAAGGATACCAAATTCACTGTCTCTGTCTTCTAAGTTTCCGATTACTGCCCATGCCCAGTCGCCCATGAAGTACAGAGCAGTATTCCCCTTAGCAAAATCGGAGCTGTCCAATTCATAGTTAGCAACTAGAGGATCGTTTTTGCGTGCGTTGTATTGCTTCAGCAGATCAAATGTATCCATTAGACCATTGAATACTTCATTATCAGCAAGTTTTGCATTTCCTGCTTTAACATCTTCCCAATATTTCAGGTTCTCTTGCAGATCTCTCGATTGCAGCGAGAAGCCCAGCGCGAAGTAGTGCGCTCCAAGAGACCAGTCTGCACCGTGGATCATAACAGGCGGAATACCTGCAGCATCGATCTTCTCAAGCAGCGCTGCCAGATCGTCGCGCGTGCGGATCGTCGACGGATCAAATGGTCCGCCAATTGCTTCCTCTACAACACGCTTGTTGTACAGCAGACCATAGCCCTGTGCAGTCCACGGAATGCCGAGGAATTTGCCCTCAAACACACCGCCTTCTACAGCACCAGGCAGCGTTAACTCTTCATATTTGGCCTTCTCAGACTCCAGGTCAAGGAACATATCTCTGTATTGATAGATATGACCGGCATCCAAGTTCGAAATCGTCGGCGGGTTCCCCGAAGCCAATCTCGATTGGAAGATCTCGATCTGAGCACCGCCGATTGGTGTCGGGATCAATTCAATCGTTACATTCGGGTTGATCTCTTTATACTTTTTAAACAGCTCTTCAAATACCGTGTTGACTTCAGCAGAAGTGTTGAAGAAGGTCAACTTGATTTCTTCACCGGATTTAGCTTGCTGCTTGGATTCATTATTTGCGGCGGTGTTGTTATCGTTTGCAGAGCCGCCACCAGAACAAG contains the following coding sequences:
- a CDS encoding ABC transporter substrate-binding protein: MSKLKRYSLMALCLVFLLGTLVACSGGGSANDNNTAANNESKQQAKSGEEIKLTFFNTSAEVNTVFEELFKKYKEINPNVTIELIPTPIGGAQIEIFQSRLASGNPPTISNLDAGHIYQYRDMFLDLESEKAKYEELTLPGAVEGGVFEGKFLGIPWTAQGYGLLYNKRVVEEAIGGPFDPSTIRTRDDLAALLEKIDAAGIPPVMIHGADWSLGAHYFALGFSLQSRDLQENLKYWEDVKAGNAKLADNEVFNGLMDTFDLLKQYNARKNDPLVANYELDSSDFAKGNTALYFMGDWAWAVIGNLEDRDSEFGILPLPISNNPEDYGNGQVAYSQPKLFAVDNTGSTPEQQQAALEFLEWMLTSEEGQQAIIGEMGLMMPYKDLKVESSNVIARAVADYVDAGETIDISIINYFPSDYWAKNGASMQKYLVDQIDRDAFYQEIEAYWQSVE